The following proteins are encoded in a genomic region of Methylobacterium tardum:
- the galE gene encoding UDP-glucose 4-epimerase GalE produces MAVLVTGGAGYIGSHMVLALLDAGHEEVVVLDDLSTGFDWAVPEGVKLVVGDVADQALVTQTILQHRIDTLAHFAARIVVPDSVSDPLGYYLANTVKTRSLIEASVRAGVRHVIFSPTAAVYGEPEVVPVPEDLPLKPINPYGRSKLMSEWMIADAAAAHGFSYVILRYFNVAGADPAGRSGQSTPNATHLIKVATQAALGQRERLDVFGTDYATPDGSCLRDYIQVSDLAAAHRVALDHLRAGGESLTLNCGYGRGYSVLEVIDVVKRLSGRDFEVRLCPRRPGDPARIVAEAALIRDRLGWKPQHDDLDAIVAQALAWEQHLGKRNRA; encoded by the coding sequence ATGGCTGTATTAGTGACGGGCGGCGCCGGCTACATCGGCAGCCACATGGTTCTGGCGCTGCTCGATGCCGGCCATGAGGAGGTCGTCGTCCTGGACGATCTGTCGACGGGCTTCGACTGGGCCGTCCCGGAAGGCGTCAAGCTTGTGGTCGGCGACGTGGCGGACCAAGCGCTCGTCACACAGACGATCCTGCAGCACAGGATCGATACGCTGGCTCATTTCGCCGCCCGGATCGTGGTGCCGGACTCCGTGTCCGATCCGCTGGGCTACTACCTTGCCAACACCGTGAAGACGCGCTCCCTGATCGAGGCCTCGGTGCGTGCCGGCGTGCGGCATGTGATCTTCTCGCCGACGGCAGCCGTCTACGGCGAACCGGAGGTCGTGCCCGTCCCCGAGGATCTGCCGCTGAAGCCGATCAACCCCTACGGCCGATCGAAGCTCATGAGCGAGTGGATGATCGCCGACGCGGCGGCCGCCCACGGCTTTTCCTACGTGATTTTGCGGTACTTCAACGTGGCCGGTGCTGATCCGGCTGGCCGCTCCGGGCAGTCGACGCCCAATGCCACGCACCTGATCAAGGTCGCCACGCAGGCCGCCCTCGGGCAGCGCGAACGGCTCGACGTGTTCGGGACCGACTACGCGACGCCTGACGGCTCCTGCCTGCGCGACTACATCCAAGTCTCCGATCTCGCCGCAGCCCACAGGGTCGCGCTCGATCACCTGAGAGCCGGCGGCGAGAGCCTGACGCTGAACTGCGGTTACGGCCGCGGCTACTCGGTGCTCGAGGTCATCGATGTGGTGAAGCGGTTGTCCGGCCGCGATTTCGAGGTGCGTCTTTGCCCGCGCCGGCCCGGCGATCCGGCGCGGATCGTCGCCGAGGCGGCGCTGATCCGCGATCGGCTGGGTTGGAAGCCCCAGCATGACGACCTCGACGCGATCGTCGCCCAGGCGCTCGCCTGGGAACAGCATCTCGGCAAACGCAACCGAGCTTAA